The proteins below come from a single Thermanaerothrix sp. genomic window:
- a CDS encoding helix-turn-helix domain-containing protein, whose protein sequence is MEFGEGEALHIASKLKKLRKQKGLTQEEAAKALNIAKSTLGNYEIGRRAPDLPMLIKLADFYGVSLDYFRMSGNGQSQPWWERDEPPTDIELMEFIREHSNLRRMGYPLDEDAKEDVLLFLRAAYDHMKREREAKKRKAAEAAQKKDEGKD, encoded by the coding sequence ATGGAATTTGGCGAGGGAGAAGCCCTGCATATAGCTTCAAAGCTGAAGAAGCTTCGGAAACAGAAGGGACTAACCCAGGAAGAGGCAGCGAAGGCCCTCAACATTGCCAAGAGCACGCTGGGCAACTACGAGATAGGCCGGCGCGCACCAGACTTGCCCATGCTGATTAAGCTCGCCGACTTCTATGGGGTCTCCCTGGATTACTTCCGCATGAGCGGTAACGGCCAATCCCAGCCGTGGTGGGAACGCGATGAGCCCCCGACAGACATTGAGCTAATGGAGTTTATTCGGGAGCATTCCAACCTTCGCCGCATGGGATATCCGCTTGACGAAGACGCCAAAGAGGACGTGCTTCTTTTCCTGCGGGCGGCCTACGACCATATGAAGAGGGAGAGGGAGGCCAAAAAAAGAAAGGCCGCCGAAGCGGCCCAGAAAAAGGATGAGGGGAAAGATTAA